One window from the genome of Amycolatopsis sp. NBC_01480 encodes:
- a CDS encoding S8 family serine peptidase, with the protein MVRFRRAAARSVPLAMGALLLTAGVSAAQPSAADTAAARTEAGINALQGIKKTLTPAELKQSSQLVVEKRLRADRTLAAELPGYQSGVAVSQASTVSVDITGAAGTAVSRAVKAAGGTVRDATPDGSVRADLPLSAVDAIAARTDVTTVAPAAQAMTWNEPSPQQQLAAKAVAAVQVSEGDKAHGADTARTKYGVDGTGIKVCVLSDGVDSLSKSQSAGELPTVDVLSGQAGSGDEGTAMLEIVHDLAPGATLGFATAFGSEAGFAANIRALRTTGKCTVIVDDVAYFDESPFQDTQVAQAVNDVTAAGAEYFSSAGNSGNLTDGSSGYYEGDFRASDTALPGVTGTPHDFDPGSATQTSDPLSPGSLGKPVALFWSDPWGKSANDYDLYILDSTGKVVASGTNRQTGTQDPYESATVPSTGSGYRLAVVKTSGADRFIALNVIRGRFVDSGSLKAFSTAGVTSGHSAAAAAFSVAAAPAATAFGRALEAGDPPNPTGPYPGLFSASSKWERFTSDGQRHMFYNADGTALTPGNVSSTGGATRAKPDITAADGVATSVAGFQPFYGTSAAAPHAAAIAALLLSGKPTATPAEIRTALVSSAIDLGAPGYDPVTGNGVIMAGPALAALGLPAK; encoded by the coding sequence ATGGTGAGATTTAGGCGTGCCGCAGCGCGCTCGGTGCCGCTCGCGATGGGTGCCTTGCTGCTGACGGCCGGCGTGTCGGCCGCGCAGCCTTCGGCCGCCGACACTGCCGCGGCGCGCACCGAAGCCGGGATCAACGCGTTGCAGGGCATCAAGAAGACGCTGACGCCCGCCGAACTCAAGCAGTCGAGCCAGCTCGTCGTCGAGAAGCGGCTGCGCGCGGACCGGACGCTGGCCGCCGAACTCCCCGGCTACCAGTCCGGCGTCGCGGTCAGCCAGGCCAGCACCGTGTCCGTCGACATCACCGGTGCGGCGGGCACGGCCGTGTCGCGCGCCGTCAAGGCGGCCGGCGGCACGGTCCGCGACGCCACGCCCGACGGTTCTGTGCGCGCCGACCTGCCGCTGTCCGCGGTGGACGCGATCGCCGCCCGCACGGACGTCACCACCGTCGCGCCCGCGGCGCAGGCCATGACCTGGAACGAGCCCAGTCCGCAGCAGCAGCTGGCCGCGAAGGCCGTCGCCGCCGTGCAGGTGTCGGAAGGGGACAAGGCGCACGGCGCCGACACCGCGCGCACGAAGTACGGGGTGGACGGCACCGGCATCAAGGTGTGCGTGCTGTCGGACGGCGTGGACTCGCTGTCGAAGTCGCAGTCCGCGGGCGAGCTGCCCACCGTCGACGTGCTGTCCGGTCAGGCCGGCAGCGGCGACGAGGGCACCGCGATGCTGGAGATCGTGCACGACCTCGCTCCGGGCGCGACGCTCGGCTTCGCGACCGCCTTCGGCAGCGAAGCGGGCTTCGCCGCGAACATCCGTGCGCTGCGCACCACCGGCAAGTGCACCGTGATCGTGGACGACGTCGCCTACTTCGACGAGTCGCCGTTCCAGGACACGCAGGTCGCACAGGCCGTCAACGACGTCACGGCCGCCGGCGCGGAGTACTTCTCCTCGGCCGGCAACTCCGGCAACCTGACCGACGGCTCCAGCGGCTACTACGAGGGCGACTTCCGCGCTTCGGACACCGCGCTGCCGGGTGTCACCGGCACTCCGCACGACTTCGACCCCGGCAGCGCCACGCAGACCAGCGACCCGCTGTCGCCCGGCTCGCTGGGCAAGCCGGTGGCCCTGTTCTGGTCCGACCCGTGGGGCAAGTCCGCCAACGACTACGACCTGTATATCCTCGACTCGACGGGCAAGGTCGTCGCCTCCGGCACGAACCGGCAGACCGGCACGCAGGACCCGTACGAGAGCGCGACCGTGCCCAGCACCGGCTCCGGATACCGCCTCGCCGTGGTGAAGACCAGCGGCGCGGACCGGTTCATCGCGCTGAACGTGATCCGCGGCCGGTTCGTGGATTCGGGCTCGCTCAAGGCATTCAGCACGGCGGGCGTGACCTCGGGCCACTCGGCGGCGGCCGCGGCGTTCAGCGTGGCGGCGGCCCCGGCGGCGACGGCGTTCGGCCGCGCGCTCGAGGCGGGCGACCCGCCGAACCCGACCGGCCCGTACCCCGGACTGTTCAGCGCGTCGAGCAAGTGGGAGCGGTTCACCTCCGACGGCCAGCGGCACATGTTCTACAACGCCGACGGCACCGCCCTCACCCCCGGCAACGTCTCCTCGACGGGCGGCGCGACCCGCGCCAAGCCGGACATCACGGCGGCGGACGGCGTCGCCACGTCAGTGGCGGGTTTCCAGCCCTTCTACGGCACCTCGGCCGCGGCCCCGCACGCCGCGGCGATCGCCGCCCTGCTGCTGTCCGGCAAGCCGACCGCGACCCCGGCCGAAATCCGCACGGCCCTGGTCTCGAGCGCGATCGACCTGGGCGCCCCCGGTTATGACCCGGTGACCGGCAATGGCGTGATCATGGCCGGCCCGGCGCTGGCCGCGCTGGGCCTGCCCGCGAAGTAG
- a CDS encoding GNAT family N-acetyltransferase gives MPHDIRRVSGQDAPALNALLHASSAYQGDYASILDGYEVTPEYVERHLVFAAFPPAPPDAGPLGFYSLTDAELDLLFVADPAQGTGLGAALIAHMLKTARAKGIPSVRVVSHPPAASFYERMGARRTGTIPPRPPKISWERPELTFDTGGV, from the coding sequence ATGCCCCACGACATCCGCCGCGTGTCCGGCCAAGACGCCCCCGCACTGAACGCTCTGCTGCACGCATCGTCCGCCTACCAAGGCGACTACGCGTCGATCCTGGACGGCTACGAGGTGACACCCGAGTACGTCGAGCGCCACCTTGTCTTCGCCGCCTTTCCCCCTGCACCCCCTGATGCCGGCCCCCTGGGCTTCTACAGCCTCACCGACGCCGAATTGGACCTGCTCTTCGTCGCCGACCCAGCCCAGGGCACCGGTCTGGGCGCCGCCCTGATCGCGCACATGCTGAAAACCGCGCGCGCCAAGGGAATCCCGTCCGTCCGCGTTGTCTCTCACCCACCGGCGGCCAGCTTCTACGAACGCATGGGCGCCCGTCGAACCGGCACCATCCCACCTCGCCCACCGAAGATCTCCTGGGAACGCCCGGAACTGACCTTCGACACTGGAGGTGTCTGA
- the lpdA gene encoding dihydrolipoyl dehydrogenase, protein MSAHYDVVVLGAGVGGYVAAIRATQLGLSAAVVEEKYWGGVCLNVGCIPSKALLRNAELAHIVKQEAKTYGISSDGEIRFDYTAAYERSRKVADGRVKGVHFLMKKNKITEYDGHGTFVDANTLEVNGEQLTFDHCVVATGATARLLPGTSRSDRVVTYEQQIMESELPGSIVIAGAGAIGVEFAYVLHNYGVDVTIVEFLDRMVPLEDAEVSAELLKRYRKLGIKVLTSTKVEAIDDSDGRVHVTVSKDGEQQVLEADKVLQAIGFKPNVEGYGLENTGVALTERGAIAVDGRGRTNVPHIFAIGDVTAKLMLAHASESMGVVAAETIAGAETMELDFVMIPRATYCQPQIASFGWTEAQAREQGFDVQVAKFPFTANGKAQGLGEPGGFVKLISDATHGELLGGHLIGPEVTELLPELTLAQQWDLTVHEVARNVHAHPTLGEAVKEAVHGLAGHMINM, encoded by the coding sequence ATGAGTGCACACTATGACGTCGTGGTGCTGGGGGCCGGGGTCGGCGGGTACGTGGCGGCGATCCGGGCGACGCAGCTGGGCCTGAGCGCCGCCGTCGTGGAGGAGAAATACTGGGGCGGCGTATGCCTCAACGTCGGCTGCATCCCGTCGAAGGCGCTGTTGCGCAACGCCGAACTCGCGCACATCGTCAAGCAGGAGGCCAAGACCTACGGCATCTCCTCCGACGGTGAGATCCGCTTCGACTACACCGCCGCGTACGAGCGCAGCCGCAAGGTCGCCGACGGCCGCGTCAAGGGTGTGCACTTCTTGATGAAGAAGAACAAGATCACCGAGTACGACGGCCACGGCACCTTCGTCGACGCGAACACCCTCGAGGTCAACGGCGAGCAGCTCACGTTCGACCACTGCGTGGTGGCCACCGGTGCGACCGCGCGGCTGCTGCCCGGCACTTCGCGCAGCGACCGCGTGGTGACCTACGAGCAGCAGATCATGGAGAGCGAGCTGCCGGGCAGCATCGTGATCGCGGGCGCCGGCGCGATCGGCGTCGAGTTCGCGTACGTGCTGCACAACTACGGCGTGGACGTGACCATCGTCGAGTTCCTCGACCGGATGGTGCCGCTGGAGGACGCGGAGGTCTCCGCGGAGCTGCTGAAGCGCTACCGCAAGCTCGGCATCAAGGTGCTGACCTCCACGAAGGTCGAGGCCATCGACGACTCGGACGGCCGGGTCCACGTCACTGTCTCCAAGGACGGCGAGCAGCAGGTGCTGGAGGCCGACAAGGTCCTGCAAGCCATCGGGTTCAAGCCGAACGTGGAGGGCTACGGCCTGGAGAACACCGGCGTCGCGCTGACCGAGCGCGGCGCCATCGCCGTGGACGGCCGCGGCCGCACGAACGTGCCCCACATCTTCGCGATCGGCGATGTCACGGCGAAGCTCATGCTGGCCCACGCCTCCGAGTCGATGGGCGTGGTGGCGGCCGAGACCATCGCCGGCGCGGAGACCATGGAGCTGGACTTCGTGATGATCCCGCGCGCCACCTACTGCCAGCCCCAGATCGCCAGCTTCGGCTGGACCGAGGCCCAAGCACGGGAACAGGGCTTCGACGTCCAGGTCGCCAAGTTCCCCTTCACTGCCAACGGCAAGGCCCAGGGCCTCGGCGAACCGGGCGGCTTCGTGAAGCTCATCAGCGACGCCACTCACGGCGAATTGCTGGGCGGGCACCTGATCGGCCCGGAGGTCACCGAGCTGCTGCCGGAGCTGACTCTGGCCCAGCAGTGGGACCTGACGGTGCACGAAGTGGCCCGCAACGTGCACGCCCACCCGACCCTGGGCGAGGCGGTGAAGGAAGCCGTGCACGGGCTGGCCGGGCACATGATCAACATGTGA
- a CDS encoding lysophospholipid acyltransferase family protein: MALRNRTRERWTPLEQAAPEGELLTFRQMSAYGRRFARRGRGPWYSAAIEVIWQFLVLFSRFRVRGARHIPASGGVVVASNHLSFADPATATAFCLGAGRVPRYLAKSSLWDVPVLGRIMRTGGHIPVYRGAPTASGAYRDAVVAVRSGECVAIFPESTFSKDPDGWPMKGKTGAARIALETGVPVIPLANWGTHHLLPATAWLPRGIPRKTVDLVAGPPVDLSDLREAELTRAVLEEATARIMAAITELLAGIRGVRPPADRP; the protein is encoded by the coding sequence ATGGCGCTGCGAAACCGGACGCGAGAACGCTGGACCCCGCTCGAACAGGCGGCCCCCGAAGGCGAACTGCTCACCTTCCGCCAGATGTCCGCCTACGGCCGGAGGTTCGCGCGCCGCGGCCGCGGGCCCTGGTACAGCGCGGCGATCGAGGTGATCTGGCAGTTCCTGGTGCTGTTCTCCCGGTTCCGGGTGCGCGGTGCCCGGCACATCCCGGCTTCGGGCGGGGTGGTCGTCGCCTCGAACCATCTGTCGTTCGCGGACCCGGCGACGGCGACGGCTTTTTGCCTCGGCGCCGGCCGGGTGCCGCGTTATCTCGCGAAATCGAGCCTCTGGGACGTGCCGGTGCTCGGCCGGATCATGCGCACGGGCGGGCACATCCCGGTCTACCGCGGCGCGCCCACCGCGTCCGGCGCCTACCGCGACGCCGTGGTGGCGGTCCGGTCCGGCGAGTGCGTGGCGATCTTCCCGGAGTCCACGTTCTCCAAGGACCCGGACGGCTGGCCGATGAAGGGCAAGACCGGGGCCGCGCGGATCGCGCTCGAGACCGGGGTGCCGGTGATCCCGCTCGCGAACTGGGGCACCCACCACCTGCTGCCCGCCACGGCGTGGCTGCCGCGCGGCATCCCGCGCAAGACCGTGGACCTCGTCGCCGGCCCGCCGGTCGACCTCTCGGACCTGCGCGAGGCCGAGCTGACCCGCGCCGTGCTGGAGGAGGCGACCGCGCGGATCATGGCCGCGATCACCGAGCTGCTGGCCGGGATCCGCGGGGTGCGGCCGCCCGCGGACCGGCCCTGA
- the pip gene encoding prolyl aminopeptidase — translation MLGLYPEIEPYDHGMLPVGDGNVIYWEECGNPAGKPVVFLHGGPGSGASTRHRRLFDPERYRIVLFDQRGCGRSTPHCSTPEADLTVNTTWHLVADMERLREDRAIETWQLFGGSWGSVLALTYAEAYPHRVSELVLRGVATLRVKELQWLFGGGAACLFPEAWSRFLAPVPYARRGENLIEVYHELLHHPDPELHRPAAVAWSRWEGETVKFTPQDEVVAAFTEPEFALAIARIENHYFRHGGWLADDQLIREAGKLTGVPCVLVQGRYDAVTPATTAWELAQVLPGAELKMIGDAGHAFDEPGTLHELISATDRFAAS, via the coding sequence ATGCTCGGTCTGTACCCGGAAATCGAACCCTACGACCACGGGATGCTGCCGGTGGGCGACGGAAACGTTATCTACTGGGAGGAGTGCGGGAACCCCGCGGGCAAGCCGGTCGTGTTCCTGCACGGCGGCCCGGGCAGCGGCGCGTCGACCCGGCACCGGCGGCTGTTCGACCCCGAGCGTTACCGGATCGTCCTGTTCGACCAGCGAGGCTGCGGGCGCAGCACACCGCACTGCAGCACCCCGGAAGCCGACCTCACGGTCAACACCACCTGGCACCTGGTCGCGGACATGGAACGGCTGCGCGAGGACCGGGCCATCGAGACCTGGCAGCTGTTCGGCGGCTCGTGGGGGAGCGTGCTCGCACTCACTTACGCCGAGGCGTACCCGCACCGCGTCAGCGAGTTGGTGCTGCGCGGCGTCGCGACGCTTCGCGTGAAGGAATTGCAGTGGCTCTTCGGTGGCGGTGCGGCCTGCCTGTTTCCCGAGGCGTGGTCCCGGTTCCTGGCACCGGTGCCGTACGCGCGGCGCGGCGAAAACCTGATCGAGGTCTACCACGAGCTGCTCCACCACCCGGACCCCGAACTGCACCGGCCGGCCGCGGTCGCGTGGAGCCGGTGGGAGGGCGAGACGGTGAAGTTCACGCCGCAGGACGAGGTCGTCGCCGCGTTCACCGAGCCGGAGTTCGCGCTCGCCATCGCCCGGATCGAGAACCACTACTTCCGCCACGGCGGCTGGCTGGCCGACGACCAGCTGATCCGCGAGGCCGGCAAGCTCACCGGCGTCCCGTGTGTGCTCGTGCAGGGCCGCTACGACGCCGTCACCCCGGCCACCACCGCGTGGGAACTCGCGCAGGTGCTCCCGGGCGCCGAGCTGAAGATGATCGGCGACGCCGGCCACGCCTTCGACGAGCCCGGCACCCTGCACGAGCTGATCAGCGCGACCGACCGGTTCGCGGCGAGCTGA
- a CDS encoding LacI family DNA-binding transcriptional regulator has product MKARPHVTLEDVARSASVSLATASRVLNGTTSVRTDLRDRVVSAAAELSYAPNAHAQALAGGTHRTVGVICHDVSDPYFAAIADGVMRVADSNGLLVMLAGTFRDPGREVAYVSMLRAQRASAILLIGSAFEDRAWERAMAAELEPYRRGGGQVAAVSRHRGLKMDTVQPDNRGGAAELARALLGLGHKRFAVLSGPRRLSTVVDRLDGFTTELADHGITLREDDVLEAAFTREGGYEAAKRLLERPRRSLPTCVFAVTDVMAIGALTALREAGVSVPGQVSVAGFDDIPVVRDLTPPLTTFALPLEQLGARVMDLALAGSGLRPRTVRLPGKVVLRESTARPRR; this is encoded by the coding sequence ATGAAGGCGCGGCCGCATGTGACGCTCGAGGATGTGGCACGCAGCGCGAGCGTGTCACTCGCCACCGCCTCGCGCGTGCTCAACGGCACGACCTCGGTGCGCACGGACCTGCGCGATCGGGTCGTGTCGGCTGCGGCGGAGCTGTCGTACGCGCCCAACGCGCACGCGCAAGCCCTCGCCGGTGGGACACATCGGACAGTCGGGGTGATCTGTCACGATGTGTCCGATCCGTACTTCGCGGCCATTGCGGACGGCGTGATGCGGGTGGCGGACAGCAACGGGCTCCTGGTCATGCTCGCCGGCACTTTCCGCGATCCCGGGCGCGAAGTCGCGTACGTCTCGATGCTGCGGGCCCAGCGCGCGTCGGCGATCCTGCTGATCGGGTCCGCGTTCGAGGACCGTGCGTGGGAACGCGCGATGGCCGCCGAGCTGGAGCCGTACCGGCGTGGCGGCGGCCAGGTCGCGGCCGTGAGCCGGCACCGGGGCCTGAAGATGGACACCGTGCAGCCGGACAACCGCGGCGGCGCGGCCGAGTTGGCCCGCGCCCTGCTGGGCTTGGGGCACAAGCGCTTCGCCGTGCTGTCCGGCCCGCGGCGCCTGAGCACGGTCGTCGACCGGCTGGACGGCTTCACCACCGAGCTGGCCGACCACGGAATCACCCTGCGCGAGGACGACGTGCTCGAAGCCGCGTTCACGCGCGAAGGCGGCTACGAAGCAGCGAAACGCCTTCTGGAACGCCCCCGCCGAAGCCTGCCGACATGCGTCTTCGCCGTCACCGACGTGATGGCGATCGGCGCGCTGACCGCCCTGCGCGAAGCCGGTGTCTCCGTGCCGGGCCAGGTCTCGGTGGCGGGCTTCGACGACATCCCGGTGGTCCGCGACCTGACGCCGCCGCTGACCACGTTCGCCCTGCCACTGGAACAACTGGGCGCCCGGGTGATGGACCTGGCCCTCGCCGGCTCCGGTCTCCGCCCGCGCACGGTCCGGCTCCCGGGCAAGGTCGTCCTGCGGGAGAGCACGGCCCGGCCCCGCCGCTGA
- a CDS encoding response regulator transcription factor, with translation MAQVLVVEDDPTIGGVIEGTLRRQGHVVRWCRDGRGALEVTSADLVLLDLGLPDLDGLEVCRRLRAALPSAVLVILTARQEEMDVIVGLDAGADDYLTKPIRLPELLARVRAHLRRGGTAAEVAPPVTVGALVVDTARRRVSLGGRELDLRAREYDLLARLAEQPGVAVSRTTLMADVWDSHWRGSTKTLDVHIAALRRKLAAAAVSPEQVPRIVTLRGHGYRLEEA, from the coding sequence GTGGCTCAGGTGCTGGTGGTGGAGGACGACCCGACGATCGGCGGGGTCATCGAGGGCACCCTGCGGCGGCAGGGGCACGTGGTGCGCTGGTGCCGTGACGGCCGCGGCGCGCTCGAGGTGACCTCGGCGGACCTGGTGCTGCTGGACCTCGGCCTGCCCGATCTCGACGGGCTCGAAGTCTGCCGCCGGCTGCGGGCCGCGCTGCCGTCCGCGGTGCTGGTGATCCTGACCGCGCGGCAGGAGGAAATGGACGTGATCGTGGGCCTCGACGCCGGGGCCGACGACTACCTCACCAAACCCATCCGGCTCCCCGAGCTGCTGGCCCGGGTCCGCGCGCACCTGCGCCGCGGCGGGACGGCGGCCGAGGTCGCGCCGCCGGTGACCGTCGGGGCGCTGGTGGTGGACACCGCCCGGCGACGGGTCAGCCTCGGCGGGCGCGAGCTGGATTTGCGGGCGAGGGAGTACGACCTGCTCGCGCGCCTCGCCGAGCAGCCGGGCGTCGCGGTCAGCCGCACGACGCTGATGGCCGACGTCTGGGACTCGCACTGGCGCGGCTCCACCAAAACGCTCGACGTGCACATCGCGGCTTTGCGGCGCAAGCTCGCGGCCGCGGCCGTCTCGCCGGAGCAAGTGCCCCGGATCGTCACCCTGCGCGGCCACGGCTACCGGCTGGAAGAGGCCTGA
- a CDS encoding sensor histidine kinase, which yields MHRRIVTLTVLAAVLATSLFGLPLGVAVFWYYRSDTTSELERAADAAAVVVSDALAAGRTPQLPAGTESEVGVYDQEGRLLTGHGPARADGIVRGAAGADTDMATGPVGSEQVLAVPVLSGARLTGVVRASVPQAELTRRVGLTWLAMAGLAIAAVVAAWLVARRIAARLTRPLDRLAAAATQLGEGDFTVRAPRAGITEIDEVGSALDVTAARIGDTLDRERAFSAEASHQLRTPLTGLRLQLEAALEEPAQDPYAAIRAGIGSADRLERTIEDLLALSRERRAPRAELDLDAVLTELRATIWADGRTLRIEDLDPPPARASAAAVRQVLAVLLDNAVAHGRGTVTVTARDAGGALAIDVADEGPDLGDIDPFTKTATNHGIGLRLARSLAEAEGGRLRLSRPDPPTFTLLLPGVDGTNHHDQP from the coding sequence ATGCACCGCCGCATAGTGACGCTCACCGTGCTTGCGGCGGTGCTGGCGACGAGCCTCTTCGGACTCCCCCTGGGCGTCGCGGTGTTCTGGTACTACCGCTCGGACACCACGTCGGAGCTGGAGCGGGCCGCCGACGCCGCAGCCGTGGTCGTGTCGGATGCGCTGGCGGCGGGGCGGACGCCGCAGCTGCCGGCAGGCACCGAGAGCGAAGTGGGGGTTTACGACCAGGAAGGGCGGCTGCTGACCGGGCACGGGCCGGCGCGGGCGGACGGCATCGTGCGGGGCGCGGCGGGCGCGGATACCGACATGGCGACCGGGCCGGTGGGGTCCGAGCAGGTGCTGGCGGTCCCCGTGCTCAGCGGGGCGCGGCTGACCGGGGTGGTGCGCGCGTCCGTCCCTCAAGCGGAGCTCACCCGGAGGGTCGGGCTGACCTGGCTGGCCATGGCCGGACTCGCGATCGCCGCGGTGGTCGCGGCCTGGCTGGTCGCGCGGCGGATCGCGGCGCGGCTGACTCGGCCGCTCGACCGGCTGGCCGCGGCCGCGACCCAGCTCGGCGAAGGCGACTTCACCGTGCGGGCGCCGCGGGCGGGGATCACCGAGATCGACGAGGTCGGCTCGGCCCTCGACGTCACCGCGGCGCGGATCGGCGACACCCTCGACCGCGAGCGCGCGTTCTCGGCCGAGGCCTCCCACCAGCTCCGGACGCCGCTGACCGGGCTGCGGCTCCAGCTCGAAGCCGCGCTCGAGGAGCCAGCGCAGGACCCGTACGCCGCCATCCGCGCGGGGATCGGGTCGGCGGATCGGCTGGAACGCACCATCGAGGACCTGCTCGCACTCTCCCGCGAACGCCGCGCGCCCCGCGCCGAGCTGGACCTCGACGCCGTCCTCACGGAACTCCGGGCCACCATCTGGGCCGACGGCCGCACCCTGCGGATCGAGGACCTGGACCCGCCGCCCGCGCGTGCTTCGGCGGCGGCCGTCCGGCAGGTGCTCGCCGTCTTGCTCGACAACGCGGTGGCCCACGGCCGCGGCACGGTCACCGTCACCGCGCGCGACGCCGGCGGGGCGCTGGCAATCGACGTCGCCGATGAAGGCCCGGACCTCGGCGACATCGATCCCTTCACCAAAACCGCCACCAACCACGGCATCGGACTGCGGCTGGCCCGCAGTCTCGCCGAGGCGGAGGGCGGGCGGCTGCGGCTGTCGCGGCCCGATCCGCCGACGTTCACCCTGCTCCTGCCCGGGGTGGATGGAACGAATCACCACGATCAACCGTGA
- a CDS encoding amino acid permease, with amino-acid sequence MKSVLPDPGLRAALLRRKPVADLVAEADHGRLKRSLGLGQLTMLSIGATLGSGIFVVLGEAVPVAGPAVVLSFVLAGITALFSALSYAELAGMIPLSGSSYSYAYATLGEIVAWICGWCLVLEYGVSVASVAVGWGQYLNELLQLAFGVAIPDALSQPPGAGGLVNVPAILVVVLAMVLLLSGAKESARANAIMVTVKIATLVMFCAIAFTAVQAKNFTPFLPLGLAGMSAGGAKLFFSYIGFDAASTAGEEARNPQRDLPRAILLSLAIVTVLYCLVAFAAVGALPWQQFGDQQAALSHVLTSVLDNKFWAGVLAVGAIVAISSVVLTVLYGQTRILYAMSRDGLVPKALSTVHPKTGVPRTNTLVVSGFVAVLAAFIPLGKLADATSIGTLFAFGLVNIAVLILRKRRPDDARSFRVPFSPVTPILGVLCCAYMMFSLDGATWIVFGAWMALGLVLYFAYGIRRSRLAVQS; translated from the coding sequence GTGAAGTCCGTTCTGCCCGACCCCGGCCTGCGCGCGGCCCTGCTGCGCCGCAAGCCCGTCGCCGATCTGGTGGCGGAAGCCGACCACGGACGGCTCAAGCGGTCGCTCGGCCTCGGCCAGCTGACCATGCTCAGTATCGGCGCCACGCTCGGCAGCGGCATCTTCGTGGTGCTCGGCGAGGCGGTGCCGGTGGCCGGGCCCGCCGTCGTGCTGTCCTTTGTGCTCGCCGGGATCACCGCGCTGTTCTCGGCGCTGTCCTACGCCGAACTCGCCGGCATGATCCCGCTTTCGGGCTCCTCGTACTCCTACGCGTACGCGACGCTCGGCGAGATCGTCGCGTGGATCTGCGGCTGGTGCCTGGTGCTGGAGTACGGCGTGTCGGTGGCTTCGGTCGCGGTCGGCTGGGGCCAGTACCTCAACGAGCTGCTGCAGCTGGCGTTCGGCGTGGCCATCCCGGACGCGCTCAGCCAGCCGCCCGGCGCGGGCGGGCTGGTGAACGTGCCGGCGATCCTGGTCGTGGTGCTCGCGATGGTCCTGCTGCTCTCTGGCGCCAAGGAGAGCGCGCGGGCCAACGCGATCATGGTGACCGTGAAGATCGCCACGCTGGTGATGTTCTGCGCCATCGCGTTCACCGCCGTGCAGGCCAAGAACTTCACCCCGTTCCTGCCGCTCGGCCTGGCGGGCATGAGCGCGGGCGGGGCGAAACTGTTCTTCTCCTACATCGGTTTCGACGCCGCGTCGACGGCCGGCGAGGAGGCGCGCAACCCGCAGCGCGACCTGCCGCGGGCGATCCTGCTCTCGCTCGCCATCGTCACGGTGCTGTACTGCCTGGTGGCGTTCGCGGCGGTCGGCGCACTGCCGTGGCAGCAGTTCGGCGACCAGCAGGCGGCGCTCTCCCACGTGCTGACCTCCGTGCTGGACAACAAGTTCTGGGCCGGCGTGCTCGCGGTCGGCGCGATCGTGGCGATCTCCAGCGTGGTGCTGACCGTGCTGTACGGCCAGACGCGCATCCTGTACGCGATGTCGCGCGACGGACTGGTGCCGAAGGCACTGTCCACAGTGCACCCGAAGACCGGCGTGCCGCGGACGAACACCCTGGTGGTGTCCGGCTTCGTCGCGGTGCTCGCCGCGTTCATCCCGCTCGGCAAGCTGGCCGACGCCACCAGCATCGGCACGCTGTTCGCGTTCGGGCTGGTCAACATCGCCGTGCTGATCCTGCGCAAGCGGCGGCCGGACGACGCGCGGTCGTTCCGCGTGCCGTTCTCCCCGGTGACGCCGATCCTGGGCGTGCTTTGCTGCGCGTACATGATGTTCAGCCTCGACGGCGCGACCTGGATCGTGTTCGGCGCCTGGATGGCGCTCGGGCTGGTGCTGTACTTCGCGTACGGCATCCGGCGCTCGCGGCTGGCGGTGCAGTCGTGA
- a CDS encoding carbon-nitrogen hydrolase family protein, with amino-acid sequence MIVAVHQGPYDELPAAVAEASTRGARILVTAEMITSGYAIGAAAVAERAEAADGPLSQELGALARERGVALAYGYPERAGDTVYNSVQLLSAQGKRLANYRKTHLFGDLDHSQFSPGAELVVQAEIDGLRIGLLICYDVEFPEAVRAHALAGTQLLLVPTALMRPYERVADELVPIRAHESQLYLVYANRCDVEGELDYCGHSTIATPDEVVAKAGDGPELILADLDPVALTRPTNTYLADRRPELYGSLTEGPSA; translated from the coding sequence GTGATCGTCGCCGTCCACCAGGGCCCGTACGACGAGCTGCCGGCCGCCGTGGCGGAGGCGTCCACGCGGGGTGCGCGAATCCTCGTGACCGCCGAGATGATCACCTCCGGCTATGCGATCGGCGCCGCCGCGGTCGCCGAACGCGCCGAGGCCGCCGACGGACCGCTGAGCCAGGAGCTCGGCGCGCTGGCCCGCGAACGCGGCGTCGCGCTGGCCTACGGCTACCCCGAACGCGCCGGCGACACCGTGTACAACTCGGTGCAACTCCTGTCCGCACAAGGGAAACGGCTCGCGAACTACCGCAAGACGCACCTGTTCGGCGACCTCGACCACAGCCAGTTCTCCCCCGGCGCCGAACTCGTCGTGCAGGCCGAGATCGACGGCCTGCGGATCGGCCTGCTGATCTGTTACGACGTCGAGTTCCCCGAGGCGGTCCGCGCGCACGCCCTCGCCGGAACGCAGCTTTTGCTCGTACCAACGGCTTTGATGCGCCCGTACGAACGGGTGGCCGACGAGCTCGTGCCCATCCGCGCGCACGAAAGCCAGCTGTACCTCGTGTACGCGAACCGCTGCGACGTCGAGGGCGAGCTGGACTATTGCGGCCACTCGACCATCGCCACGCCCGACGAGGTGGTGGCCAAGGCCGGTGACGGGCCCGAACTGATCCTCGCCGACCTCGACCCGGTCGCGCTCACCCGGCCGACCAACACGTACCTGGCCGACCGACGGCCCGAGTTGTACGGCTCACTGACCGAAGGACCCAGCGCATGA